In Corynebacterium matruchotii, a single genomic region encodes these proteins:
- a CDS encoding Ppx/GppA phosphatase family protein, with translation MARYAAIDCGTNSLRLLISEDNHGRPREIVRLMEIVRLGQGVDATGEFAPEALERTRKVLTKYVDLMQQERVQDVRMVATSATRDARNKDEFFAMTAELLGQIRPGARAQVITGEEEAKLSFIGAVAYLSKEQGPFCVIDLGGGSTEFVVGVAGGQLLGSYSSQMGCVRISERIMQSDPPTPEEVEAARQYVAERLAEVQEIVPIASAKTFVGCAGTFTTIAALVLGLEKYEPKAIHDCHLRFDGLRALTRELISITSAERRANPVIHPGRADVIAGGAVVVDGIVDMITEQTKVREIVISEMDILDGIVAELIDESKKN, from the coding sequence ATGGCCCGTTATGCAGCAATCGACTGCGGTACCAATTCACTCCGACTGCTGATCTCTGAAGACAATCATGGTCGCCCCAGGGAGATTGTGCGGCTCATGGAGATCGTGCGGCTGGGTCAGGGCGTGGACGCCACCGGCGAATTCGCCCCTGAGGCGTTGGAGCGCACCCGGAAGGTGCTCACCAAATACGTGGACCTCATGCAGCAGGAGCGAGTACAGGATGTGCGCATGGTTGCTACCTCCGCCACCCGTGATGCCCGCAACAAGGACGAGTTTTTCGCTATGACCGCCGAGCTATTGGGCCAGATCCGCCCGGGGGCGCGCGCCCAGGTGATTACCGGGGAGGAAGAAGCAAAACTGAGTTTTATCGGCGCGGTGGCGTACCTCAGCAAGGAACAGGGCCCGTTTTGTGTCATTGACCTGGGCGGCGGCTCCACCGAGTTTGTGGTGGGGGTTGCCGGCGGTCAGCTTTTGGGATCCTATTCCTCCCAGATGGGGTGCGTGCGGATTTCGGAACGCATCATGCAATCCGACCCGCCTACCCCCGAAGAGGTGGAGGCGGCGCGGCAGTATGTTGCGGAACGCTTGGCAGAGGTGCAAGAGATCGTGCCGATCGCATCGGCGAAAACGTTTGTGGGTTGTGCCGGCACGTTTACTACCATTGCCGCACTGGTGTTGGGGCTGGAGAAATACGAGCCCAAGGCCATTCACGACTGTCATCTTCGGTTTGATGGGTTGCGGGCGCTCACCCGCGAATTGATTTCGATTACCTCCGCGGAGCGGCGCGCTAATCCGGTGATTCACCCTGGCCGCGCCGATGTGATCGCCGGTGGGGCAGTGGTGGTTGATGGCATCGTGGACATGATTACCGAGCAGACCAAGGTGCGGGAGATCGTCATCTCCGAAATGGATATTCTTGATGGCATCGTTGCAGAATTAATTGATGAATCTAAAAAGAACTAG
- a CDS encoding DUF501 domain-containing protein: MDVTPVPPSPVSSDDLTIIAAQLGRQPRGVIAIAYRCPDGVPGVVTTSPRLPDGTPFPTLYYLTDPRLTAEASRLEVAHVMNWMTDRLNTDLELRADYQRAHDYYLAKRNALADLGTDFSGGGMPDRVKCLHVLIAYALAEGPDHFRLGTEAVALAADHANLRGTAIPATWPTCAELGITLSDFDFSNAEAPKTLNTTKGK, encoded by the coding sequence ATGGACGTAACCCCGGTACCCCCATCACCTGTATCTTCCGACGACCTTACTATTATTGCCGCCCAGCTGGGCCGCCAACCCCGCGGTGTAATAGCCATAGCCTATCGCTGTCCCGATGGTGTGCCCGGTGTGGTCACCACCTCACCCCGACTGCCCGACGGCACGCCGTTTCCCACCCTCTACTACCTGACCGACCCCCGGCTCACCGCGGAAGCCTCCCGCTTGGAGGTCGCGCACGTCATGAACTGGATGACCGATCGGCTCAATACCGACTTGGAGCTCCGCGCCGACTACCAACGCGCACACGACTACTATCTGGCCAAACGTAACGCATTGGCGGATTTGGGCACTGATTTCTCCGGCGGCGGCATGCCCGACCGGGTCAAATGTCTGCACGTGCTCATCGCCTACGCCTTGGCGGAAGGGCCGGACCATTTCCGGCTCGGCACCGAAGCCGTCGCCCTTGCCGCTGACCATGCGAACCTGCGTGGCACCGCCATACCCGCCACCTGGCCCACCTGCGCGGAGCTGGGAATCACCCTGTCCGACTTCGACTTCAGCAATGCCGAAGCGCCAAAAACACTAAACACTACCAAGGGGAAATAA
- a CDS encoding FtsB family cell division protein, with translation MARKTRRSVPIENRVQTEKPAKLRLPRVHLGYVPLLFIVTVTIMVLVMITVPLRNYMEQRAEIARLDASISELQNRKTQIETDLEKYHSKEYIKEQARRRLGVIEPGETAFRIIDPDAETKNHTETPQATETTPAWYTTIWDSLTIPDNPEPEQSTPKNDKLPLQPLAPEDSAAE, from the coding sequence ATGGCAAGGAAAACTCGGCGAAGCGTTCCCATCGAAAACCGTGTGCAGACCGAAAAACCCGCCAAGCTGCGGCTACCCCGGGTGCACCTCGGATACGTTCCGCTGCTGTTTATCGTCACGGTCACCATCATGGTGCTGGTGATGATTACCGTCCCACTGCGGAACTATATGGAGCAGCGGGCGGAAATCGCCCGGCTGGATGCGTCGATAAGCGAATTGCAAAACCGGAAAACCCAAATCGAAACCGACCTGGAAAAATACCACTCCAAGGAATATATTAAGGAACAAGCCAGGCGGCGGCTGGGGGTCATCGAACCGGGGGAGACTGCGTTCCGCATCATTGACCCCGATGCGGAGACCAAAAACCACACCGAGACGCCGCAGGCCACCGAGACCACCCCCGCCTGGTACACCACGATATGGGATTCGCTGACTATTCCCGATAACCCCGAACCGGAACAGTCGACGCCGAAAAACGACAAACTGCCACTGCAACCCCTCGCCCCGGAGGATTCCGCCGCCGAATAG
- the eno gene encoding phosphopyruvate hydratase, whose protein sequence is MADIMHVFAREILDSRGNPTVEAEVHLDDFSVGIAGVPSGASTGVHEAHELRDGGDRYQGKGVLEAVKHVNNEIADKIVGFEADDQRVIDQTLIELDGTENKSKLGANAILGVSMAVAKAAAESSNLPLYRYIGGPNAHLLPVPMMNIVNGGAHADSGVDVQEFMIAPIGAETFAEALRLGAEVYHSLKSVVKSKGLSTGLGDEGGFAPSVGSTKEALDLIVEAIKKAGLEPGKDIALALDVASSEFYKDGKYHFEGGEHTAEEMVKVYEDLISSYPIVSIEDPLQEDDWEGYTNLTAKIGDRVQIVGDDFFVTNPARLAKGIEEKAANALLVKVNQIGTLTETFDAVDLAHRAGYRTMMSHRSGETEDTTIADLAVALGCGQIKTGAPARSERVAKYNRLLRIELELGTAAVYAGRSAFPRFKG, encoded by the coding sequence GTGGCTGATATCATGCACGTTTTTGCCCGCGAGATCCTGGATTCCCGTGGTAACCCCACCGTTGAAGCGGAAGTTCACCTAGATGACTTCTCCGTGGGTATCGCCGGTGTTCCCTCGGGTGCATCCACCGGTGTTCACGAGGCACACGAACTTCGGGACGGTGGGGATCGCTACCAAGGCAAGGGCGTCCTAGAGGCCGTGAAGCACGTCAACAACGAAATTGCCGATAAAATTGTCGGCTTCGAAGCCGACGACCAGCGGGTTATTGATCAAACCCTGATTGAGCTCGATGGCACGGAAAACAAGTCCAAGCTGGGCGCTAATGCCATCCTGGGCGTGTCCATGGCCGTGGCCAAGGCAGCCGCCGAGTCCTCCAACCTGCCGCTCTATCGCTACATTGGTGGCCCGAATGCCCACCTCCTGCCCGTGCCCATGATGAACATCGTCAACGGTGGCGCACACGCCGACTCCGGCGTGGATGTGCAGGAATTCATGATTGCCCCGATTGGTGCCGAAACCTTCGCTGAGGCTCTTCGCCTGGGCGCCGAGGTGTACCACTCCTTGAAGTCCGTGGTGAAGTCCAAGGGCCTGTCCACCGGCCTGGGTGACGAGGGCGGCTTCGCTCCCTCCGTCGGCTCCACCAAGGAAGCCCTCGACCTGATTGTTGAGGCCATCAAGAAGGCCGGCCTGGAGCCCGGCAAGGACATTGCTCTCGCTCTCGACGTTGCCTCCTCCGAATTCTATAAGGATGGCAAGTACCACTTCGAAGGCGGCGAGCATACCGCCGAGGAAATGGTGAAGGTATATGAAGACCTCATCAGCAGCTATCCGATCGTCTCCATCGAGGACCCGCTGCAGGAAGATGACTGGGAAGGCTACACCAATCTGACCGCCAAGATTGGCGACCGGGTGCAGATCGTAGGCGACGACTTCTTCGTCACCAACCCCGCCCGCCTGGCTAAGGGCATTGAGGAGAAGGCCGCCAACGCCCTCTTGGTGAAGGTGAACCAGATCGGTACCCTCACCGAAACCTTCGACGCCGTGGACCTGGCACACCGTGCCGGCTACCGTACCATGATGTCGCACCGTTCCGGTGAGACCGAGGACACCACCATTGCCGACCTCGCTGTGGCCCTGGGCTGCGGCCAGATCAAGACCGGCGCCCCGGCCCGGTCCGAGCGGGTGGCCAAGTACAACCGGTTGCTGCGTATTGAACTGGAGCTGGGCACCGCCGCCGTCTATGCCGGCCGTTCCGCTTTCCCTCGGTTCAAGGGCTAA
- a CDS encoding lytic transglycosylase domain-containing protein, translating to MGSIGGVRRVAGCGCGVVLAVIMVVAFVGWSMSLLEGSSPIRELKPVPRDVPPARAAEVPQIDLNAAGRTSNQLAEWAAPIAADTSISEAAVQAYGNAELIAAQSWPGCHLSWGTLAGIGYVETRHGTYTGTLFNARKIDDNGYVLPAIIGVPLDGSPGFAEIKDTDQGKMDGDKEYDRAVGPMQFIPTSWEKYGRDANGDGVADPNQIDDAALAAANLLCDGRDLATAEGWKQAIGSYNSSDEYLANVRNAAASYALRQPAF from the coding sequence ATGGGTTCAATAGGTGGAGTTCGCAGAGTTGCTGGTTGTGGTTGCGGCGTCGTGTTGGCAGTCATCATGGTAGTGGCGTTTGTGGGGTGGAGCATGTCTTTGTTGGAGGGCAGCTCACCGATTCGAGAGCTGAAACCGGTGCCCCGGGATGTGCCACCGGCTCGGGCCGCGGAGGTCCCACAGATCGACCTGAATGCGGCTGGCAGGACTTCGAACCAGCTTGCCGAGTGGGCGGCGCCGATTGCGGCAGACACGTCGATAAGCGAAGCGGCGGTGCAGGCGTATGGGAATGCGGAGCTGATCGCGGCACAGTCGTGGCCGGGATGCCACCTGTCGTGGGGAACCCTGGCGGGCATTGGGTATGTGGAAACCCGGCACGGCACCTATACGGGTACATTATTTAATGCCCGCAAGATTGACGACAACGGGTATGTGCTCCCGGCGATCATTGGGGTGCCGTTGGATGGTTCGCCGGGGTTCGCCGAGATTAAAGACACGGACCAGGGCAAGATGGACGGTGATAAGGAATACGATCGAGCGGTGGGGCCGATGCAGTTTATCCCTACGTCGTGGGAAAAATACGGTCGGGATGCCAATGGTGACGGGGTGGCGGATCCGAACCAGATTGATGACGCAGCACTAGCGGCAGCGAACCTGCTATGTGATGGTCGTGATCTTGCTACTGCCGAGGGATGGAAGCAGGCAATAGGCTCGTATAATAGTTCCGACGAATATTTAGCGAATGTGCGTAACGCTGCGGCGTCATATGCGCTGCGGCAGCCAGCGTTTTAA
- a CDS encoding MazG nucleotide pyrophosphohydrolase domain-containing protein: protein MTALTIIVLVDPRWPDQIPLGIIPYLYGVGSSRLEVTPDIPAAARDHYHQLAALPAPSLSQPVARLVITSDDADPRLTEPAKTAEETTTRIFRAPSRDDPTWQAQNIMRRALTVGEWEREQTHETLLPYLREETTELAEAITTRADDAELMAELGDVLLQVLFHAEIAARRGAFDFGDVVGSFIGKMRRRSPYLFDGTTSVVPQSEQKRLWELGKHVEGRRVSKGQ from the coding sequence ATGACCGCCCTCACTATTATTGTGCTCGTTGATCCCCGATGGCCCGACCAGATCCCCTTGGGGATCATCCCCTATCTTTATGGGGTGGGGTCATCCCGCCTGGAAGTAACCCCGGACATTCCCGCCGCGGCCCGCGACCACTACCACCAGCTCGCTGCCCTACCAGCACCATCATTGTCGCAGCCGGTGGCGCGGCTCGTTATCACCAGCGATGACGCCGACCCGCGGCTGACGGAACCCGCCAAAACCGCAGAGGAAACCACAACCCGCATTTTTCGGGCCCCCAGCCGGGATGACCCCACCTGGCAGGCGCAAAACATTATGCGGCGCGCCCTCACGGTGGGGGAGTGGGAGCGGGAACAAACCCACGAAACCCTCCTTCCCTATTTGCGGGAGGAAACCACCGAGCTGGCCGAGGCCATCACCACCCGAGCCGACGATGCGGAACTCATGGCGGAGCTAGGGGATGTGCTCCTCCAGGTGCTGTTTCACGCGGAGATTGCGGCGCGCCGGGGCGCGTTTGATTTCGGTGATGTGGTGGGGAGTTTCATTGGGAAAATGCGACGTCGTTCCCCCTATTTATTTGATGGGACTACCTCGGTGGTGCCGCAATCGGAACAGAAACGACTGTGGGAATTGGGTAAACATGTGGAGGGGCGACGCGTAAGTAAGGGGCAGTAA
- a CDS encoding amino acid permease, whose amino-acid sequence MTANSTPPPPTADSTDSAGAQRQHTVRVWTLVGIIIGSTIGSGIFALPQNIASAAGPGAMFIGWFIAGVGMLSIAFVFQILAYRKPHLDSGVYAYVRAGLGDYIGFIAGFGYWLGSIIAQVGYATLFFSTLGHYLPIFDTEQHRWAQALAVSALTWIIFGVLTRGIKQAKIMNAITTVAKLVPILAFVVLVAFLGFNIDTFTMDFWGESSGLSVMEQVQGIMLFTVWAFIGIEGASVYSKQAQTRSDVGRATVLGFTTVLLLLVTVSTLSYGVLSQEELAALPDNSLAAVLEAVVGPWGGALISVGLCLSMLGAYVSWQMLCAEPLVMMAFDGLLPRRIGVINAAGSPWMAQLICTVLIQVWIVVFYVNETAYTSMVQLATMLYLSPYIFSALYLILLVVRGRGFNTAELDDGVPQDKANNRRHLIIGLIAFVYSLWLVYAADPKYVLLGALATFPSIIPYVWYRHHLGRRIFTMYEWGVVVVILVGAIIAAWGLASGTITL is encoded by the coding sequence GTGACGGCTAACTCCACTCCCCCACCCCCGACGGCAGATTCGACAGATTCGGCAGGTGCGCAGCGTCAACACACTGTGCGGGTCTGGACCCTGGTGGGCATTATTATTGGTTCCACCATTGGCTCCGGGATTTTTGCCCTGCCCCAGAATATTGCGTCTGCGGCCGGGCCGGGCGCCATGTTTATTGGTTGGTTCATTGCCGGGGTGGGCATGTTGTCCATTGCGTTTGTGTTCCAGATTTTGGCGTACCGCAAACCGCATCTTGATTCCGGGGTGTATGCGTATGTGCGGGCCGGGTTGGGTGACTACATTGGGTTTATCGCCGGCTTCGGCTACTGGTTGGGGTCGATCATCGCCCAGGTGGGGTACGCCACCCTGTTTTTCTCCACGTTGGGGCATTACCTGCCCATTTTTGACACGGAGCAGCACCGGTGGGCGCAGGCGCTGGCGGTGTCGGCGTTGACGTGGATTATTTTCGGGGTGCTCACCAGGGGAATCAAGCAGGCCAAGATCATGAATGCGATCACGACGGTGGCGAAGCTGGTGCCGATTCTCGCATTTGTGGTGTTAGTGGCGTTCCTAGGGTTTAATATCGACACGTTTACCATGGACTTTTGGGGCGAGTCCAGCGGTTTGTCGGTGATGGAACAGGTGCAGGGCATCATGCTGTTCACGGTGTGGGCGTTTATCGGTATCGAGGGGGCGTCCGTGTATTCGAAGCAGGCGCAAACCCGGTCGGATGTGGGCCGGGCCACGGTGTTGGGGTTCACCACGGTGTTGCTGCTGCTAGTTACGGTGTCTACGCTCAGCTATGGTGTGTTGAGCCAGGAAGAGTTGGCAGCGCTGCCGGATAACTCCCTGGCCGCGGTGCTGGAAGCGGTGGTGGGCCCCTGGGGTGGGGCGCTGATCTCGGTTGGGTTGTGCCTGTCCATGCTGGGGGCGTACGTGTCGTGGCAGATGTTGTGCGCGGAGCCGCTGGTCATGATGGCGTTCGACGGGTTGCTGCCGCGTCGGATTGGGGTGATTAATGCGGCGGGTTCCCCCTGGATGGCGCAGCTGATCTGCACGGTCCTCATCCAGGTGTGGATTGTGGTTTTCTATGTGAATGAGACCGCATACACGTCAATGGTGCAGCTGGCCACGATGCTGTATTTATCCCCCTATATTTTCTCGGCCCTGTACTTGATACTGCTGGTGGTACGGGGCCGGGGGTTCAACACCGCCGAGCTTGACGACGGCGTTCCGCAGGATAAGGCCAATAATCGGCGGCACCTCATTATCGGGCTGATCGCTTTTGTGTACTCCCTGTGGCTGGTGTATGCGGCCGACCCAAAGTATGTGCTGTTGGGGGCGTTAGCGACCTTCCCCAGCATCATCCCGTATGTGTGGTACCGCCACCACCTGGGGCGGCGGATCTTCACCATGTATGAGTGGGGTGTGGTGGTTGTCATCCTGGTTGGGGCGATCATTGCCGCGTGGGGGTTAGCGTCGGGGACGATCACCCTCTAG
- the mfd gene encoding transcription-repair coupling factor — protein MLSGLLKTAATDPKLKGLISHVGDPTLSIATIDQARPWAIGALAHHTPLLVVTATGREAEDLTAELKAMWGDQVAWFPAWETLPHERLSPAADVAGTRAKILHNLANLRIVVTAARGVCQPILETNPGRDPLTLTVGHDYDFTDLTHHLVFKAYKHVDLVARRGEFATRGGIIDIFPTTGEHPIRAEFWGDELTDLRAFSVADQRAFPDLDYPAVDVYPARELLITDDVAGRAAELAVAHRENPTLQELLTKVADRIPADGMEALIPVLADLTATPMRTLPELMPAGTHVVAVHPEKIRTRIADLQATDAEFLAAGWEAAAMGAAGPVDSRDLDLSASSYRSYDSLVVGATKAGQSWWSVTPPGMGGEDALPLEFEPGPTPRGDLSQIGEMMSLLLAHTMAGGRAAFIAPAPGAIKRMVDRFREQGIAAAVAQPGAEPQPGEVTLYQALSHAGLVFPKVRKLPGAEALPLVVVTETDVTGNRVGDIAGAKRRQARRRHRVDPLALKSGDYVVHETHGIGRFVRMTERTITMGEETSRREYIVLEYAPTRRGQPADQLYVPMDSLDLLSRYVGGEKPTLSKMGGSDWKNTKKKARAAVREIASELVELYAKRATAPGHAFAPDSPWQQELEDNFPFVETEDQMAAIAAVKQDMEQPVPMDRVIVGDVGYGKTEVAVRAAFKAVQDGKQVAVLVPTTLLAQQHLATFAERMAGFPVTIKGLSRFTSASDAKEILSGLRDGSVDIVIGTHRLLQTGVQWKQLGLVVVDEEQRFGVEHKEHIKAMRSHVDVLTMSATPIPRTLEMSMAGIREMSTILTPPEDRHPILTYVGAQEEKQIAAAIRRELLRDGQVFFVHNKVSDIEKKARELRNLVPEARIVVAHGQMSEEVLERTVQGFWDREYDVLVCTTIVETGLDIANANTLIVENAHHMGLSQLHQLRGRVGRSRSRGYAYFLYPKGTTLTETSYDRLATIAQNNDLGAGMAVAMKDLEMRGAGNVLGAQQSGHIAGVGFDLYVRLVGEAVATYRALADGKPVDGTDQSPKEIRIDLPVDAHIPESYINAERLRLEVYQKLAASTSETDIRLIVEEMEDRYGPIPQEASRLLAVARLRHLARQAGITDIGVQGNRIKIHPVELLDSQQVRLKRLFPGATYRAVAKAIQVSIPKAGTTVTDPKLRDVDLIQWVADFLSAMFNLDKVDVRGGHIGEEKPAVGGRSVVSFLEGDRPRR, from the coding sequence ATGCTTTCCGGACTGCTGAAAACCGCCGCCACCGACCCCAAGCTCAAAGGACTCATCAGCCACGTCGGTGACCCCACCCTGAGCATCGCCACCATCGACCAAGCCCGACCCTGGGCCATTGGCGCCCTGGCCCACCACACTCCCCTCCTGGTGGTCACCGCCACCGGCCGCGAAGCCGAAGACCTCACCGCCGAACTCAAAGCCATGTGGGGAGACCAGGTTGCCTGGTTCCCAGCCTGGGAAACCCTGCCCCACGAACGACTCTCACCCGCCGCCGACGTGGCCGGCACCCGCGCGAAAATCCTCCACAACCTCGCAAACCTGCGTATCGTGGTGACCGCCGCCCGGGGCGTGTGCCAACCCATACTCGAAACCAACCCCGGCCGCGACCCACTCACCCTCACTGTCGGCCACGACTACGACTTCACCGACCTCACCCACCACCTGGTGTTCAAAGCCTACAAACACGTTGACCTCGTGGCCCGGCGCGGCGAATTCGCCACCCGCGGCGGCATCATCGACATATTCCCCACCACCGGCGAGCACCCCATCCGGGCCGAATTCTGGGGCGACGAACTCACCGACCTGCGGGCGTTTAGCGTCGCCGACCAGCGGGCCTTCCCCGACCTGGACTATCCCGCCGTGGACGTCTACCCGGCGCGGGAACTGCTCATCACCGACGACGTGGCCGGCCGCGCCGCCGAACTTGCGGTGGCCCACCGGGAAAACCCCACTTTGCAGGAGCTTTTGACCAAGGTTGCCGACCGGATTCCCGCTGACGGCATGGAGGCTCTCATCCCGGTGCTGGCTGACCTGACGGCTACTCCCATGCGCACCCTGCCGGAACTCATGCCGGCGGGAACCCACGTGGTGGCGGTGCACCCGGAGAAAATCCGCACCCGGATCGCGGATTTGCAGGCCACGGATGCGGAGTTTTTGGCCGCCGGGTGGGAGGCAGCCGCCATGGGGGCTGCGGGACCGGTGGATTCCCGAGACCTGGACCTGTCGGCATCCTCGTACCGCTCCTACGATTCGCTGGTGGTGGGGGCGACGAAGGCCGGCCAGTCGTGGTGGTCGGTCACCCCGCCGGGTATGGGTGGGGAGGATGCGCTGCCGCTGGAGTTCGAGCCTGGCCCCACGCCCCGGGGGGATCTTTCCCAGATCGGGGAAATGATGTCGCTGCTGTTGGCGCACACCATGGCCGGCGGCCGGGCGGCGTTTATCGCCCCCGCCCCGGGTGCGATAAAACGCATGGTCGACCGGTTTCGGGAGCAGGGCATTGCGGCGGCGGTGGCGCAGCCCGGCGCCGAGCCGCAACCCGGTGAGGTGACTTTGTATCAGGCGCTCAGCCACGCGGGGTTGGTGTTTCCGAAGGTACGGAAACTGCCGGGGGCGGAGGCGTTGCCGCTGGTGGTGGTGACGGAAACGGATGTGACCGGTAACCGGGTGGGGGATATTGCCGGGGCGAAGCGTCGGCAGGCCCGCCGGCGGCACCGGGTGGACCCGCTGGCGTTGAAGAGCGGGGACTATGTGGTGCACGAAACCCATGGTATTGGCCGGTTTGTGCGCATGACGGAGCGCACGATCACGATGGGGGAGGAAACCTCCCGGCGGGAATATATTGTGTTGGAGTATGCGCCGACCCGCCGCGGCCAACCCGCCGATCAATTATATGTTCCTATGGATAGTTTGGATTTGCTGTCCCGCTATGTGGGTGGGGAGAAGCCCACCCTGTCGAAGATGGGTGGTTCGGATTGGAAGAACACCAAGAAGAAGGCTCGGGCGGCGGTGCGGGAGATCGCCAGCGAGCTGGTGGAGCTGTATGCGAAGCGGGCGACCGCCCCCGGCCACGCATTTGCCCCGGATTCGCCGTGGCAGCAGGAGTTGGAGGATAATTTTCCGTTCGTGGAAACCGAGGACCAGATGGCGGCGATTGCGGCGGTGAAACAGGACATGGAGCAGCCGGTGCCCATGGACCGGGTGATCGTGGGGGATGTGGGCTACGGCAAAACCGAGGTGGCGGTGCGGGCCGCGTTCAAGGCGGTGCAGGACGGCAAGCAGGTGGCGGTGTTGGTGCCCACCACATTATTGGCGCAGCAGCATTTAGCAACGTTCGCTGAGCGGATGGCGGGTTTCCCGGTAACGATTAAGGGATTGTCGCGGTTCACGTCGGCGTCGGATGCGAAGGAGATCCTGTCCGGGCTGCGGGACGGGTCGGTGGATATTGTGATCGGCACGCACCGGCTGTTGCAGACCGGGGTGCAGTGGAAACAGTTGGGCCTGGTGGTGGTGGATGAGGAGCAACGGTTCGGGGTGGAGCACAAGGAGCACATTAAGGCCATGCGGTCGCATGTGGATGTGCTCACCATGTCGGCGACGCCGATTCCCCGCACGTTGGAAATGTCGATGGCGGGTATTCGGGAAATGTCAACGATTTTGACGCCCCCGGAGGACCGGCACCCCATTTTGACGTATGTGGGGGCGCAGGAGGAGAAGCAGATTGCTGCCGCTATTCGACGCGAATTGTTGCGGGACGGCCAGGTGTTCTTTGTGCACAATAAGGTGTCGGATATTGAGAAGAAGGCCCGCGAGCTGCGGAACCTGGTGCCGGAGGCCCGGATTGTGGTGGCACACGGCCAAATGAGTGAGGAAGTGTTGGAGCGCACGGTCCAGGGGTTTTGGGATCGGGAATACGATGTGCTGGTGTGCACCACCATTGTGGAAACCGGCCTGGATATCGCTAACGCTAACACCCTGATTGTGGAGAACGCGCACCACATGGGCCTGTCGCAGCTCCACCAGCTGCGGGGTCGGGTGGGCCGCTCCCGGTCGCGGGGCTACGCGTACTTCCTGTACCCGAAGGGGACCACCCTGACCGAAACGTCGTACGACCGCCTGGCCACGATTGCGCAAAATAATGATTTAGGTGCGGGCATGGCGGTGGCCATGAAGGACTTGGAGATGCGGGGCGCGGGCAACGTGCTGGGTGCGCAACAGTCCGGGCACATTGCTGGCGTGGGGTTTGACCTGTACGTGCGGCTGGTGGGGGAGGCGGTGGCCACCTATCGGGCGCTTGCCGACGGCAAACCGGTGGACGGAACCGATCAATCCCCGAAAGAAATCCGCATTGACCTACCGGTCGACGCCCACATCCCGGAGTCCTATATTAATGCGGAGCGGCTCCGCCTGGAGGTGTACCAGAAACTGGCGGCCAGCACCTCAGAGACGGACATTCGGCTCATCGTTGAGGAAATGGAGGACCGCTACGGCCCCATACCCCAGGAAGCCAGCCGGCTCTTGGCGGTGGCCCGGCTGCGGCACCTGGCCCGCCAGGCGGGGATCACCGACATTGGGGTGCAGGGGAATCGGATCAAAATCCACCCGGTGGAATTATTAGACTCCCAACAGGTGCGGCTGAAGCGACTCTTCCCCGGGGCCACCTACCGGGCGGTGGCGAAAGCCATCCAGGTGTCTATCCCCAAGGCGGGAACCACCGTCACCGACCCGAAACTGCGGGACGTGGACCTCATCCAATGGGTGGCGGACTTCCTGTCCGCCATGTTCAACCTGGACAAGGTCGATGTTCGCGGCGGCCACATTGGGGAAGAAAAACCCGCAGTGGGCGGCCGGTCCGTGGTGAGTTTCCTAGAGGGTGATCGTCCCCGACGCTAA
- a CDS encoding TetR/AcrR family transcriptional regulator codes for MVRQRMTGKQRREQLIAIGRSLFAERGFEGTSVEEIAMRAGVSKPVVYEHFGGKEGLYAVVIDREMTRLEHTITEALRTGRSRARVEQAVIALLTYVEDETDGFQILVRDTQPGVGRGYSTLLNDAVAQVSHLLGHAFTRSGLDPDTAILYGQALVGMVSMTAQWWLDQRENDDAFSKETVAAHIVNLCWKGLGGMEKNPRLTSIDAPPLRLGSDKPPQPNAGAADAASPTSANPEATSPTSTNNTTK; via the coding sequence ATGGTACGGCAACGCATGACCGGAAAACAGCGGCGAGAACAACTCATTGCCATTGGGCGCAGCCTCTTTGCAGAACGTGGTTTCGAAGGCACCAGTGTGGAAGAAATAGCCATGCGAGCAGGGGTTTCCAAACCTGTTGTGTATGAACACTTTGGTGGCAAAGAGGGCCTGTATGCGGTGGTGATCGACCGCGAAATGACCCGCCTGGAGCACACCATTACCGAGGCGCTCCGCACCGGAAGATCCCGCGCCCGCGTCGAGCAAGCCGTCATCGCGCTGCTCACATATGTGGAGGACGAAACCGACGGTTTTCAAATACTGGTCCGCGACACCCAACCCGGCGTGGGTCGCGGCTACTCCACCCTGCTTAACGACGCCGTAGCTCAGGTCTCTCATCTTCTCGGGCACGCCTTCACCCGCTCCGGCCTCGACCCCGACACCGCCATACTGTATGGTCAGGCCCTTGTCGGCATGGTGTCCATGACCGCCCAATGGTGGCTCGACCAACGCGAAAACGACGATGCCTTCAGCAAGGAAACCGTGGCCGCCCACATTGTGAATTTGTGTTGGAAAGGCCTGGGCGGCATGGAGAAAAACCCCCGCCTCACCAGCATTGATGCCCCGCCGCTTCGGCTCGGATCCGACAAACCCCCACAGCCCAACGCCGGCGCCGCTGATGCCGCAAGCCCCACCAGCGCTAACCCCGAAGCCACCAGCCCCACCAGCACCAACAACACCACCAAGTAG